In Canis lupus dingo isolate Sandy chromosome 27, ASM325472v2, whole genome shotgun sequence, one genomic interval encodes:
- the LOC112678262 gene encoding LOW QUALITY PROTEIN: olfactory receptor 8S1-like (The sequence of the model RefSeq protein was modified relative to this genomic sequence to represent the inferred CDS: deleted 1 base in 1 codon) produces MKNLTIITEFVLIGLSGNPQIQTMLFVLFLVIYLLTLMGNLMMILVIRNDSHLKTPMYFFLGHLSFLDLCLSSVTMPKMLQNLLAQKKTISTWGCVTQSFFLIFSGSTEACLLSAMAYDRYAAICHPLLYSVVMNRPLCVGMIIAAWAVGFLNSLPNSLFTYNLHFCGPNVIPHFCCELPSLFPLSCTDATANEVLLAGSCALLGFVTLPLILFSYSRIISAILVIRSSGGQGKAFSTCSSHLTVVLLYYGTALFRYMTPLSGSKLEQVVSIQYSVITSLLNPLIYSLKNQEVKAALHKMLKQ; encoded by the exons ATGAAAAATCTTACCATCATTACCGAGTTTGTCCTCATAGGACTGTCCGGAAATCCTCAGATCCAGACCATGCTTTTTGTACTGTTC CTGGTGATTTACCTCTTGACCTTGATGGGGAATCTGATGATGATCCTGGTGATCAGAAATGATTCTCACCTTAAAacacccatgtacttcttcctagGTCACCTGTCATTTCTAGATCTCTGCCTTTCTTCAGTAACGATGCCTAAGATGCTGCAGAATTTATTAGctcaaaagaaaactatttctacATGGGGCTGTGTGACCCAGagtttctttctcatattttctggGAGCACAGAGGCCTGCTTACTGTCAgccatggcctatgaccgctatgctGCCATCTGCCACCCTCTCCTATATAGTGTGGTTATGAATAGGCCTCTCTGTGTTGGGATGATAATTGCAGCATGGGCAGTGGGGTTCCTAAACTCCTTGCCAAATAGTCTTTTCACCTACAACTTACATTTCTGTGGCCCCAATGTCATCCCTCACTTTTGCTGtgagcttccttctctcttccctctgtcctgCACTGACGCTACTGCCAATGAGGTCCTTCTTGCTGGGTCATGTGCATTGTTGGGATTTGTGACACTTCCCCTCATCCTCTTCTCTTATTCTAGAATCATCTCTGCCATCCTAGTCATCCGTTCTTCTGGGGGTCAAGGCAAAGCCTTCTCTACCTGTTCTTCCCACCTCACTGTGGTGCTTTTGTACTATGGCACAGCTTTATTCAGGTACATGACTCCCCTCTCAGGCTCTAAGTTGGAACAAGTGGTTTCCATTCAGTACAGTGTGATCACATCTTTGCTGAACCCCCTCATCTATAGCCTCAAGAACCAGGAGGTGAAGGCAGCTCTGCATAAAATGTTGAAGCAATAA